One stretch of Micromonospora echinospora DNA includes these proteins:
- a CDS encoding TetR/AcrR family transcriptional regulator, with protein MTTGPAAATRPRNRRQVIVESAGQVFSERGYHGASMEEIAAAVGISAPALYRHFPNKYALFAACANVMVDNLVEVIDEWPSDAALSDVLLALTRVTVAHRASGGLYRWEARYLGREDRRLLRTKFDRVVGRVTETVRREYPLPDERLRAVAALGVIGSVTMHHTSIAQRRIEDLVLRSAMRVAATDPTTAAGTARLVELPAQPVPRTRRAQILAAAVPLFARDGFATVTNAQIAQAVGLAPSALYRHYPGKVDILVAACLQAAELLAQAVDRSLQRASDPRQAVVALAAAYVAYCFEHNALNSVAEAEVAGLPADVRRPLILAQREHIAVWEQQLRAVRPDLDRRQARLLVHAGFGVAVEAGRALRWQDSPGHRDAVTALVTGALTR; from the coding sequence GTGACCACCGGGCCGGCCGCTGCCACCCGGCCACGCAACCGCAGGCAGGTCATCGTCGAGTCGGCCGGGCAGGTGTTCAGCGAGCGCGGCTACCACGGCGCATCCATGGAGGAGATCGCGGCCGCCGTCGGCATCAGCGCGCCCGCGCTCTACCGGCACTTCCCGAACAAGTACGCGCTGTTCGCCGCGTGCGCCAACGTCATGGTGGACAACCTCGTCGAGGTCATCGACGAGTGGCCGTCCGACGCGGCGCTGTCCGACGTGCTCCTCGCCCTCACCCGGGTCACCGTGGCGCACCGCGCCTCCGGCGGCCTGTACCGGTGGGAGGCCCGCTACCTCGGCCGCGAGGACCGCCGCCTGCTCCGCACGAAGTTCGACCGCGTCGTGGGCCGGGTCACCGAGACGGTACGGCGGGAGTACCCGCTGCCCGACGAGCGCCTGCGCGCCGTGGCGGCCCTCGGGGTGATCGGCTCGGTGACGATGCACCACACCTCGATCGCGCAGCGCCGGATCGAGGATCTGGTGCTCCGGTCCGCGATGCGCGTGGCGGCCACCGACCCCACGACGGCCGCCGGCACCGCACGGCTGGTCGAGCTGCCCGCCCAGCCGGTGCCCCGGACCCGGCGCGCGCAGATCCTGGCCGCCGCCGTCCCGCTGTTCGCCCGCGACGGGTTCGCCACCGTCACGAACGCGCAGATCGCCCAGGCCGTCGGGCTCGCGCCGTCCGCCCTCTACCGCCACTACCCCGGCAAGGTGGACATCCTGGTGGCCGCCTGCCTCCAGGCGGCGGAACTGCTCGCCCAGGCGGTGGACCGCAGCCTCCAGCGGGCGTCCGACCCCCGGCAGGCGGTGGTCGCGCTGGCGGCGGCGTACGTGGCCTACTGCTTCGAGCACAACGCCCTCAACAGTGTCGCCGAGGCCGAGGTGGCCGGCCTCCCGGCCGACGTGCGGCGCCCGCTGATCCTCGCCCAGCGCGAGCACATCGCGGTCTGGGAGCAGCAGTTGCGGGCGGTCCGCCCGGACCTGGACCGGCGGCAGGCCCGGCTGCTGGTGCACGCCGGATTCGGGGTGGCCGTGGAGGCCGGGCGCGCCCTGCGCTGGCAGGACTCGCCCGGCCACCGGGATGCCGTCACCGCGCTGGTCACCGGCGCCCTGACCCGGTGA
- a CDS encoding TetR/AcrR family transcriptional regulator gives MRQAASDTAPAPARRPKDRKARIALAGAELFCERGYHGVSVDEIAAAVGISGPAVYRHFPNKYAILVHATREVVGALLAATEEPSATDPQARLDELLHALAGAAVSRRRVAGLYQWEGRYLTAEHRQEFAASMTTLVGRLAGPLRELRPELTAGQADLLTNAALSAFGSVTTYRAAATGADTERLLTRVAWTLLRTDAPSVPPRRRPASEDTPVTGPVRPASRRELLLVEAIRLFHRHGYHAVAVEDIGRAAGMQASSVYRYFPSKADLLAAAYYRATDRLTGATTAAIAEAGDRADALRRVVRAYVDFTFTQSDLVAVYLAENNNLPDRDRHQLRGAQRLHVEEWVGLVRAVRPDLPAGDARVLVHAALNVVTDVGRIGRFDRTEGYDTQTARLALTVLRA, from the coding sequence GTGCGACAAGCAGCGAGCGACACCGCGCCGGCACCTGCCAGACGGCCGAAGGACCGCAAGGCCCGCATCGCGCTGGCCGGCGCCGAGCTGTTCTGCGAGCGGGGCTACCACGGGGTGTCGGTGGACGAGATCGCCGCGGCCGTCGGCATCAGCGGCCCGGCCGTCTACCGGCACTTCCCGAACAAGTACGCGATCCTCGTGCACGCCACCCGGGAGGTCGTCGGCGCGCTGCTCGCCGCCACCGAGGAGCCGTCCGCGACCGACCCGCAGGCGCGGCTCGACGAGCTGCTGCACGCGCTCGCCGGGGCCGCGGTGAGCCGGCGACGGGTGGCCGGGCTGTACCAGTGGGAGGGCCGGTATCTCACCGCCGAGCACCGGCAGGAGTTCGCCGCGAGCATGACCACGCTCGTCGGCCGCCTGGCCGGGCCGCTGCGCGAGCTGCGCCCCGAGCTGACCGCCGGGCAGGCGGACCTGCTGACGAACGCGGCGCTGAGCGCCTTCGGCAGCGTGACCACCTACCGGGCCGCGGCCACCGGCGCCGACACCGAACGCCTGCTCACCCGCGTCGCCTGGACCCTGCTGCGGACCGACGCTCCCTCGGTGCCGCCCCGGCGGCGTCCCGCGTCGGAGGACACGCCGGTCACCGGGCCGGTGCGTCCGGCGTCGCGCCGCGAGCTGCTGCTGGTCGAGGCGATCCGCCTGTTCCACCGCCACGGCTACCACGCCGTCGCCGTCGAGGACATCGGGCGCGCGGCAGGCATGCAGGCATCCAGCGTGTACCGGTACTTCCCGAGCAAGGCCGACCTGCTCGCGGCCGCCTACTACCGCGCCACCGACCGCCTGACCGGGGCCACGACCGCCGCGATCGCCGAGGCGGGCGACAGGGCCGACGCGCTGCGCCGGGTGGTGCGGGCCTACGTCGACTTCACGTTCACCCAGAGCGACCTCGTCGCGGTCTACCTGGCGGAGAACAACAACCTGCCGGACCGGGACCGGCACCAGTTGCGCGGCGCGCAGCGCCTGCACGTCGAGGAGTGGGTGGGCCTGGTCCGCGCCGTACGACCGGACCTGCCCGCCGGGGACGCCCGCGTTCTCGTGCACGCCGCGCTGAACGTCGTCACCGACGTCGGTCGGATCGGCCGCTTCGACCGCACCGAGGGCTACGACACCCAGACCGCCCGGCTCGCACTCACGGTGCTGCGCGCCTGA
- a CDS encoding acetyl-CoA C-acetyltransferase: MTTEAFIYDALRTPRGRGKPTGALYGVKPVSLVTGLIEETLRRMPGLDPALIDDIVLGVVSPLGDQGADIARTAAVAAGLPDTVAGVQLNRFCASGLEAVNIAAQKVRSGWEDLVLAGGVESMSRIPMGSDGGAWALDPETNYTTGFVPQGISADLIATIAGFDRETVDAYALQSQARAAKAWANGYFTRSVVPVRDRNGLTVLDRDEHIRADSTAESLAALRPSFAGIGEQAGFDAVALQKYHWVERIEHVHTAGNSSGIVDGAALVTIGSEAAGAAAGLTPRARVVATALSGADPTIMLTGPAPAARKALAKAGLGVEDLDLVEINEAFAAVVLRFVADLGVSPEIVNVNGGAIAMGHPLGATGAMILGTLVDELERRGGRYGLATLCAGGGMGIATVIERI; the protein is encoded by the coding sequence ATGACGACCGAGGCGTTCATCTACGACGCGTTGCGCACACCGCGCGGGCGAGGCAAGCCCACCGGGGCCCTGTACGGGGTCAAGCCGGTCTCGCTCGTCACCGGCCTGATCGAGGAGACCCTACGGCGGATGCCCGGCCTGGACCCGGCGCTGATCGACGACATCGTGCTCGGCGTGGTGTCCCCGCTCGGCGACCAGGGCGCCGACATCGCCCGCACCGCCGCCGTCGCCGCCGGCCTGCCCGACACCGTGGCCGGCGTCCAGCTCAACCGCTTCTGCGCCTCCGGGCTGGAGGCGGTCAACATCGCCGCGCAGAAGGTGCGCTCCGGCTGGGAGGATCTCGTCCTCGCCGGTGGCGTCGAGTCGATGTCCCGGATACCGATGGGCTCCGACGGGGGAGCGTGGGCGCTGGACCCGGAGACCAACTACACCACCGGCTTCGTGCCCCAGGGCATCAGCGCCGACCTCATCGCCACGATCGCCGGCTTCGACCGCGAGACCGTCGACGCGTACGCGCTCCAGTCGCAGGCGCGGGCCGCGAAGGCGTGGGCGAACGGCTACTTCACCCGTTCCGTGGTGCCGGTGCGCGACCGCAACGGGCTCACCGTCCTGGACCGCGACGAGCACATCCGGGCCGACTCGACGGCGGAGAGTCTCGCCGCACTGCGCCCCTCGTTCGCCGGGATCGGCGAGCAGGCGGGCTTCGACGCGGTCGCGTTGCAGAAGTACCACTGGGTCGAGCGCATCGAGCACGTCCACACGGCGGGCAACTCCTCCGGCATCGTGGACGGCGCCGCGCTCGTCACGATCGGCAGCGAGGCGGCCGGCGCCGCCGCCGGGCTCACGCCCCGGGCCCGCGTCGTGGCGACAGCGCTCAGCGGCGCCGACCCCACCATCATGCTCACCGGCCCGGCCCCGGCCGCCCGCAAGGCGCTGGCCAAGGCGGGTCTCGGCGTCGAGGACCTCGACCTGGTCGAGATCAACGAGGCGTTCGCCGCCGTGGTCCTGCGGTTCGTCGCCGACCTCGGAGTCAGCCCGGAGATCGTCAACGTCAACGGCGGCGCGATCGCGATGGGGCACCCGCTCGGCGCCACCGGCGCCATGATCCTCGGCACGCTCGTCGACGAGCTGGAACGGCGCGGCGGCCGCTACGGGCTGGCCACGCTCTGCGCCGGCGGCGGCATGGGCATCGCCACAGTCATCGAACGAATCTGA
- a CDS encoding 3-hydroxyacyl-CoA dehydrogenase NAD-binding domain-containing protein, protein MANTIRWEHGDDGIVLLTLDHPGRSANVMNAEFGASLTTTVDRLEAERDRITGVIVTSAKKTFFAGGDLGTLVRLTPADAETSAAGAAALKHAVRRLETLGRPVVAAINGSALGGGLELALGCHHRVVLDDPAIEIGFPEVTLGLLPGCGGVVRTVRLLGVVDALTNWLLRGQRHRPQDALAHGLVDEIAADRDALTAAARAWIAANPDATQPYDRKGYRMPGGTPSTPALAAQLPAMPALLRKQLKGAPYPAPRNILAAAVEGAQVDLDTAFAIEGRYFTELATGRIAKNMIKALFFDLQTARSRAAGGDHEPVRSVAVVGAGMMGAAIAYVCARAGMRVVLKDVTAEGALRGKAYSAGLLDKAVARGRSTPQKRDEILGRIQATGDVADLAGVDLVIEAVFEDPALKHKVYAEIEQVAPDALIASNTSTLPITLLAEGVSKPEEFVGLHFFSPVDKMPLVEVIRGERTSEATLGRALGVVRALRKTPIVVNDSRGFFTSRVIGTFTNEGVAMLAEGIPAATIEQASSQAGYPAPVLALMDELTLTLPRRIRQETAAATVAAGGTWHPHAADAVIDRMIDDCGRTGRSGGAGFYDYRDGKRAGLWPGLREQFGGTNLDTPFEDLQERMLFIEAIESVRCLDEGVLTSVADANVGSILGIGYPSWTGGVLQYVNQYDGGLPGFVARARVLAERYGERFDPPPLLCAMAERGERFE, encoded by the coding sequence ATGGCAAACACCATCCGGTGGGAGCACGGCGACGACGGCATCGTGCTGCTCACCCTCGACCACCCCGGCCGCTCGGCGAACGTGATGAACGCGGAGTTCGGCGCGAGCCTCACGACCACTGTGGACCGGCTCGAAGCCGAACGCGACCGGATCACCGGCGTGATCGTCACCTCGGCCAAGAAGACGTTCTTCGCCGGCGGCGACCTGGGGACCCTGGTGCGGCTGACCCCCGCCGACGCCGAGACGTCAGCCGCCGGCGCGGCCGCGCTCAAGCACGCCGTACGCCGGCTGGAGACGCTCGGCCGTCCGGTCGTCGCCGCGATCAACGGATCGGCCCTCGGCGGCGGGCTGGAACTGGCACTGGGCTGCCACCACCGCGTCGTCCTCGACGACCCCGCCATCGAGATCGGCTTTCCCGAGGTCACGCTCGGCCTGCTGCCCGGCTGCGGCGGCGTGGTGCGTACCGTCCGACTGCTGGGCGTGGTCGACGCGCTCACCAACTGGCTGCTGCGCGGCCAGCGCCACCGGCCGCAGGACGCGCTGGCGCATGGGCTGGTCGACGAGATCGCCGCCGACCGGGACGCCCTGACGGCCGCCGCCCGCGCCTGGATCGCCGCGAACCCGGACGCGACCCAGCCGTACGACCGCAAGGGCTACCGGATGCCTGGCGGCACGCCGTCCACCCCGGCGCTCGCGGCCCAGTTGCCGGCCATGCCGGCGCTGCTGCGCAAGCAGCTCAAGGGCGCGCCCTACCCGGCGCCCCGCAACATCCTCGCCGCCGCCGTCGAGGGCGCCCAGGTCGACCTGGACACCGCGTTCGCGATCGAGGGGCGGTACTTCACCGAGCTGGCCACCGGCCGGATCGCCAAGAACATGATCAAGGCGCTCTTCTTCGACCTCCAGACCGCCCGGTCCCGGGCCGCCGGCGGGGACCACGAGCCGGTGCGCAGCGTCGCAGTCGTCGGCGCGGGCATGATGGGCGCGGCCATCGCGTACGTCTGCGCCCGCGCCGGGATGCGCGTCGTGCTCAAGGACGTGACGGCAGAGGGGGCGCTGCGGGGCAAGGCGTACTCGGCTGGTCTGCTCGACAAGGCGGTCGCCCGGGGCCGGTCCACGCCGCAGAAGCGCGACGAGATCCTGGGCCGGATCCAGGCCACCGGTGACGTCGCCGACCTCGCCGGCGTCGACCTCGTCATCGAGGCGGTCTTCGAGGACCCGGCGCTCAAGCACAAGGTGTACGCCGAGATCGAGCAGGTCGCGCCGGACGCGCTGATCGCCTCCAACACGTCCACGCTGCCCATCACGCTGCTCGCCGAGGGCGTCAGCAAGCCGGAGGAGTTCGTCGGGCTGCACTTCTTCTCCCCGGTGGACAAGATGCCGCTGGTCGAGGTGATCCGTGGGGAGCGGACCAGCGAGGCCACGCTGGGGCGCGCCCTCGGGGTCGTCCGCGCGCTGCGCAAGACGCCGATCGTCGTCAACGACAGCCGGGGCTTCTTCACCAGCCGGGTGATCGGGACGTTCACCAACGAGGGCGTGGCGATGCTCGCCGAGGGCATCCCGGCGGCGACCATCGAGCAGGCCAGCAGCCAGGCCGGGTACCCCGCGCCGGTCCTCGCGCTGATGGACGAGCTGACCCTCACGCTGCCCCGCAGGATCCGGCAGGAGACGGCCGCGGCCACAGTCGCCGCGGGCGGCACCTGGCATCCGCACGCCGCCGACGCGGTCATCGACCGGATGATCGACGACTGCGGCCGGACCGGACGCTCCGGCGGCGCCGGCTTCTACGACTACCGCGACGGGAAGAGAGCCGGGCTCTGGCCGGGGCTGCGCGAGCAGTTCGGCGGCACCAACCTGGACACGCCCTTCGAGGACCTCCAGGAGCGGATGCTCTTCATCGAGGCGATCGAGTCGGTGCGGTGCCTGGACGAGGGCGTGCTGACCTCCGTGGCCGACGCCAACGTCGGCTCGATCCTGGGCATCGGCTATCCGAGCTGGACCGGCGGCGTCCTGCAGTACGTCAACCAGTACGACGGCGGGCTGCCGGGCTTCGTCGCCCGCGCCCGCGTGCTCGCCGAGCGCTACGGCGAGCGCTTCGACCCGCCGCCGCTGCTGTGCGCGATGGCCGAGCGGGGCGAGCGGTTCGAGTAG
- a CDS encoding GMC family oxidoreductase N-terminal domain-containing protein, with the protein MHLSDRQRAALASICDTFAPGDGAEVPSASRLGAPEVMAALVLHNPRAAEVRQFLRLLDRWDSPVTQLVLGGSAQPFSRQSQERRERTLLALADSRITAKRALFQALKGAATLSYYLTPGPGGRSPVWDAIGYPGPLGVRPDAPAPSLTPVRPSAPTTLDCDVVVVGSGAGGGTAAAVLAGHGLDVVVVEKGGYYDDRDFDGGELSGLSRLYAPGPSATAEGQLSILQGQCLGGGTVVNYTTSFPTPTRVREEWAALGVPQFATDEYDSCLDAVWSRLGVNRDHGRISSRDALMERGLNRLGWHVDEMPRNVDGCDTGVECGRCGLGCRIGAKRSATKTWLVDAERAGARLVVGVDVRTVTVEAGRATGVTGHTADGRPVAVRARAVVVAAGSVQTPALLRRSGLTNPNIGRHLHLHPATGVWGVFAEEVRPWEGGMQTRYSTEHADLDGRGYGVIYETAATNPATAVSFMSWTGGRAHLDRMRALPHLGGVGVITRDRDSGEVRVGRDGEPVVRYRLSPYDAAHMRAGIAGAARIVEAAGALRLWSGHQRGPVWERGTSSVDEFIRHTGTLGTAPGQVAMAALHIMGAARMGGSAATSVARPDGATWEVPNLVLADASTFPASLGVNPMISVEAIAYMNVQRLAAAL; encoded by the coding sequence GTGCACCTGTCCGACCGCCAGCGCGCCGCCCTGGCGAGCATCTGTGACACGTTCGCGCCGGGCGACGGGGCCGAGGTCCCGTCGGCCAGCCGGCTCGGCGCGCCCGAGGTGATGGCCGCGCTCGTGCTGCACAATCCGCGCGCCGCTGAGGTCCGGCAGTTCCTGCGGCTGCTGGACCGGTGGGACTCCCCCGTCACCCAGCTCGTTCTCGGCGGTTCCGCGCAGCCGTTCTCCCGGCAGTCGCAGGAACGCCGCGAGCGGACGCTGCTCGCCCTGGCCGACTCGCGGATCACCGCCAAACGGGCGCTGTTCCAGGCGCTCAAGGGCGCCGCCACCCTCTCCTACTACCTGACTCCGGGGCCGGGCGGGCGCTCGCCCGTGTGGGACGCCATCGGCTACCCCGGGCCACTCGGCGTCCGGCCCGACGCGCCCGCGCCGTCGCTGACCCCGGTCCGCCCGTCCGCGCCGACCACGCTGGACTGCGACGTCGTCGTCGTCGGATCCGGTGCCGGCGGCGGCACGGCCGCCGCGGTCCTCGCCGGGCACGGCCTGGACGTGGTCGTCGTCGAGAAGGGCGGCTACTACGACGACAGGGACTTCGACGGCGGGGAGCTGTCCGGGCTGTCCCGGCTCTACGCACCGGGCCCCTCCGCCACCGCCGAGGGCCAGCTCAGCATCCTCCAGGGGCAGTGCCTCGGCGGCGGCACAGTGGTGAACTACACCACGTCGTTCCCCACCCCGACCCGGGTACGCGAGGAGTGGGCCGCGCTGGGCGTGCCGCAGTTCGCCACCGACGAGTACGACAGCTGCCTCGACGCGGTGTGGTCGAGGCTCGGCGTCAACCGCGACCACGGCCGGATCTCCTCCCGGGACGCGCTGATGGAGCGCGGACTGAACCGCCTGGGCTGGCACGTCGACGAGATGCCCCGCAACGTCGACGGCTGCGACACCGGTGTCGAGTGCGGGCGCTGCGGCCTGGGCTGCCGGATCGGCGCCAAACGATCCGCGACGAAGACGTGGCTGGTCGACGCGGAACGTGCCGGCGCGCGGCTCGTCGTCGGCGTCGACGTGCGGACCGTCACCGTCGAGGCCGGCCGGGCGACGGGCGTGACCGGCCACACCGCTGACGGCCGTCCGGTCGCCGTACGCGCCCGCGCCGTGGTGGTCGCCGCCGGCAGCGTGCAGACACCGGCCCTGCTCCGCCGCTCCGGGCTCACCAACCCGAACATCGGCCGGCACCTGCACCTGCACCCGGCGACCGGCGTCTGGGGCGTGTTCGCCGAGGAGGTCCGGCCGTGGGAGGGCGGGATGCAGACCCGGTACTCCACCGAGCACGCTGACCTCGACGGCCGCGGCTACGGCGTCATCTACGAGACCGCCGCCACCAATCCGGCCACCGCGGTGTCCTTCATGAGCTGGACGGGCGGACGGGCACACCTGGACCGGATGCGCGCGCTGCCGCACCTCGGCGGCGTCGGCGTGATCACCCGCGACCGCGACAGCGGTGAGGTCCGGGTCGGCCGCGACGGCGAGCCGGTGGTGCGCTACCGCCTATCCCCCTACGACGCCGCCCACATGCGAGCAGGAATCGCCGGCGCGGCCCGGATCGTCGAGGCGGCCGGGGCGCTGCGGCTCTGGTCCGGACACCAGCGCGGCCCGGTCTGGGAACGCGGCACGAGTTCCGTCGACGAGTTCATCAGGCACACCGGGACTCTCGGGACCGCGCCCGGGCAGGTCGCCATGGCCGCCCTGCACATCATGGGCGCGGCCCGGATGGGCGGCAGCGCGGCGACGTCGGTGGCCCGGCCGGACGGCGCGACGTGGGAGGTCCCCAACCTGGTCCTCGCCGACGCGTCCACCTTCCCGGCGTCGCTGGGCGTCAACCCGATGATCTCCGTCGAGGCCATCGCGTACATGAACGTCCAGCGACTCGCCGCCGCGCTCTGA
- a CDS encoding acyl-CoA dehydrogenase family protein: MEWSDEQRSLVEAVRDFCRREVGTREQRQNLTNGGREPHSPELYRRMADLGWLGLSLPEEFDGGGAGMTELCLFLEETARAMAPIGGFTTSIIVAATYQRFGTPAQKKLILSGVARGVIEAVAMSEPEAGSDVANLSCRAERRDDGYVVNGQKTWCSNAHLAEHILLVARTSGRAGDHHGLTMFLVPATAPGLTVSGIDTMGGREVNDLYFTDCVLPADAVVGEVDNGWRQLMAGLNMERLILASIMLGTAQRAFDDVVEYVKNRRQFRRPIGSFQVIRHRLADLATEIECARLLVYDTAAAVDRSPDTMLPRESSMAKLKATETARRVALDAMQMMGGYGYTTEFDMERLVRSSIVSTVYGGASEIQREIIAKTYGLSDRML, translated from the coding sequence GTGGAGTGGAGCGACGAGCAACGATCCCTGGTCGAGGCGGTGCGGGACTTCTGCCGCCGCGAGGTGGGCACCCGCGAGCAGCGGCAGAACCTCACGAACGGCGGCCGGGAACCGCACAGCCCCGAGCTGTACCGCAGGATGGCCGACCTCGGCTGGCTGGGCCTGTCCCTGCCGGAGGAGTTCGACGGCGGCGGCGCCGGCATGACGGAGCTGTGCCTGTTCCTGGAGGAGACGGCCCGCGCGATGGCCCCGATCGGCGGCTTCACCACCTCGATCATCGTGGCCGCCACCTACCAGCGGTTCGGCACACCGGCGCAGAAGAAGCTGATCCTGTCCGGGGTGGCCCGTGGCGTCATCGAGGCGGTGGCGATGTCCGAGCCCGAGGCCGGCTCGGACGTGGCGAACCTGAGCTGCCGCGCCGAGCGCCGCGATGACGGGTACGTCGTCAACGGCCAGAAGACGTGGTGTTCGAACGCCCACCTGGCCGAGCACATCCTGCTGGTCGCCCGTACCTCCGGCCGGGCCGGCGACCACCACGGCCTGACCATGTTCCTGGTCCCCGCCACGGCACCCGGCCTGACCGTGTCCGGCATCGACACCATGGGCGGCCGGGAGGTCAACGACCTCTACTTCACCGACTGCGTGCTGCCCGCCGACGCCGTGGTCGGCGAGGTCGACAACGGCTGGCGGCAACTGATGGCCGGGCTCAACATGGAACGGCTGATCCTCGCCAGCATCATGCTCGGCACCGCGCAGCGGGCGTTCGACGACGTCGTGGAGTACGTCAAGAACCGGCGGCAGTTCCGCCGGCCGATCGGGTCGTTCCAGGTGATCCGGCACCGCCTCGCCGACCTGGCCACCGAGATCGAGTGCGCCCGGCTGCTGGTCTACGACACCGCCGCCGCTGTCGACAGGTCCCCGGACACGATGCTGCCCCGGGAGAGCTCGATGGCGAAGCTCAAGGCCACCGAGACCGCCCGCCGGGTCGCCCTGGACGCGATGCAGATGATGGGCGGCTACGGCTACACCACCGAGTTCGACATGGAGCGCCTGGTGCGCTCGTCGATCGTGTCCACCGTCTACGGCGGCGCGAGCGAGATCCAGCGCGAGATCATCGCGAAGACGTACGGACTGTCCGACCGGATGCTCTGA
- a CDS encoding aldehyde dehydrogenase family protein, with amino-acid sequence MTSLVERPRRLRVADPVTGEHRADYEMADDEAVRAAVGRAREAAGWWAGLDARQRRRHLLAYKASIAGGIDELAGIIRSETGKSLAGAQLEVMLAVEHLDWAARHARRVLRRRSVSSGLLAFNQAASVEYVPYGVVGVIGPWNYPVYTPLGAVSHALAAGNAVVFKPSEFTPGVGVWLAERWRALLPGHPVLQVVTGDGTTGAALCRAGVDKVAFTGSAATARVVMAACAESLTPVVIEGGGKDALIVTADADLDAAARAAVFGGLGNAGQTCAGVERVYVEQPVYEQFLTRLTELAREIRPGAEPDAPYGPMTTPAQPDVVRRHVTDALDRGGRAVVGDANSVRPPFVEPVVLAEVPEDSAAVTEETFGPVLVVNPVADADEAVRRTNATTYGLSGSIFTRDRRRGLALAGRLRAGAVSINSVLGYAGVPSLPFGGVGDSGFGRVHGADGLREFSRARSVTWQRFRPAIDVMTLQPSAAAMRRSLAMFARRHGRR; translated from the coding sequence ATGACGTCCCTCGTGGAGCGCCCTCGCCGGTTGCGCGTCGCCGACCCGGTCACCGGGGAGCACCGCGCCGACTACGAGATGGCCGACGACGAAGCCGTACGCGCCGCCGTCGGGCGGGCCCGCGAAGCGGCCGGCTGGTGGGCGGGCCTGGACGCCCGGCAGCGCCGCCGGCACCTGCTCGCGTACAAGGCGTCGATCGCCGGCGGCATCGACGAGCTGGCCGGCATCATCCGGAGCGAGACCGGCAAGTCCCTCGCCGGAGCCCAGCTCGAGGTGATGCTCGCCGTCGAGCACCTGGACTGGGCGGCGCGCCATGCCCGGCGGGTGCTCCGGCGACGGTCGGTCTCCTCCGGCCTGCTCGCGTTCAACCAGGCCGCCTCCGTCGAGTACGTGCCGTACGGCGTGGTCGGCGTGATCGGCCCGTGGAACTACCCCGTCTACACGCCGCTGGGCGCGGTGTCGCACGCGCTCGCCGCGGGCAACGCGGTGGTGTTCAAGCCCAGCGAGTTCACCCCGGGCGTCGGGGTGTGGCTGGCCGAGCGCTGGCGTGCGCTGCTCCCCGGCCACCCGGTCCTGCAGGTCGTCACCGGCGACGGCACGACCGGTGCCGCGCTGTGCCGCGCGGGGGTCGACAAGGTCGCGTTCACCGGGTCGGCCGCGACGGCGCGCGTGGTGATGGCCGCCTGCGCCGAGAGCCTGACGCCGGTGGTGATCGAGGGCGGCGGCAAGGACGCGCTCATCGTCACCGCCGACGCCGACCTCGACGCCGCCGCCCGGGCGGCGGTCTTCGGCGGCCTCGGCAACGCCGGGCAGACCTGCGCCGGCGTCGAGCGCGTCTACGTCGAACAGCCGGTGTACGAGCAGTTCCTGACCAGGCTGACCGAGCTGGCGCGGGAGATCCGCCCGGGCGCCGAGCCGGACGCGCCGTACGGGCCGATGACCACGCCCGCCCAGCCGGACGTCGTGCGGCGCCACGTCACCGACGCGCTCGACCGGGGCGGCCGGGCGGTGGTCGGTGACGCGAACTCGGTACGGCCCCCGTTCGTGGAGCCGGTCGTGCTGGCCGAGGTGCCGGAGGACAGCGCGGCGGTGACCGAGGAGACGTTCGGGCCGGTGCTCGTGGTCAACCCGGTGGCCGACGCCGACGAGGCGGTACGCCGGACGAACGCGACGACCTACGGGCTCTCCGGCTCGATCTTCACCCGGGACCGCCGCCGTGGCCTGGCGCTCGCCGGGCGGCTGCGGGCCGGCGCGGTGTCGATCAACTCGGTGCTGGGGTACGCGGGCGTGCCGTCACTGCCCTTCGGCGGTGTGGGCGACTCGGGGTTCGGCCGGGTCCACGGCGCGGACGGACTGCGCGAGTTCAGCCGGGCGCGGTCGGTCACGTGGCAGCGGTTCCGGCCCGCGATCGACGTGATGACGCTGCAGCCGTCCGCCGCCGCCATGCGCCGGTCGCTGGCGATGTTCGCCAGGCGTCATGGCCGCCGGTGA